In one window of Helicobacter sp. MIT 21-1697 DNA:
- a CDS encoding ABC transporter substrate-binding protein has translation MKSLLLSAIVCAFTLSAPFPIYYTDEKGYSTTIHQKPKRIVVAGGMWPFPSVLIMLEGSTKNLVYMPSSSKSAIEHSFMREAFPDIDKIHIGESENIEELLKLKPDLFICHSANIKLCEAMKKTAIPTIEVSVNKWHYDSYETLKGWIDLIAPILDRQKEAQVFLDFAKKVEKEIESAKKQTQKPKALIIHYFDNEKSLSVGGIFADYLLQKSGAQNVITSKSVAKISLEEIYRLNPDIIYINNFNTLMPEDLLNAPLWKGIQAIKNKRVYKFPLGSYRPFAPSVDLPILLKWLYEHNYPQYADERALLGFSQAFYKQYFGLDLTQTQIVQIFTPSKEAGKIK, from the coding sequence ATGAAAAGCTTACTCTTAAGCGCGATTGTTTGTGCTTTCACTTTGAGCGCGCCATTTCCTATTTATTACACAGATGAGAAAGGATATAGCACGACTATCCATCAAAAGCCCAAACGCATTGTTGTAGCAGGGGGTATGTGGCCATTCCCCTCTGTGCTTATAATGCTTGAGGGTAGCACGAAAAATCTTGTGTATATGCCAAGCTCAAGTAAGAGTGCGATTGAACATTCTTTTATGCGTGAGGCATTCCCCGATATAGATAAGATTCACATTGGAGAAAGTGAAAATATTGAGGAACTTCTAAAATTAAAGCCAGATTTGTTTATCTGCCATAGTGCCAATATCAAACTCTGTGAAGCGATGAAAAAGACTGCTATCCCCACCATTGAAGTGAGCGTGAATAAATGGCATTATGATTCTTATGAGACGCTGAAGGGTTGGATTGACCTCATTGCCCCTATTTTGGATAGACAAAAGGAAGCACAGGTGTTTTTGGATTTTGCCAAAAAGGTAGAAAAAGAGATAGAATCGGCTAAAAAGCAAACCCAAAAGCCAAAGGCACTGATTATTCATTATTTTGATAATGAGAAATCTTTATCTGTTGGTGGGATTTTTGCTGATTATTTATTGCAAAAAAGTGGAGCGCAAAATGTGATTACAAGCAAGAGTGTTGCCAAAATCAGCCTTGAAGAAATTTATAGGCTTAATCCGGATATTATTTATATTAATAATTTTAATACCCTTATGCCAGAGGATTTGCTTAACGCTCCTTTATGGAAAGGCATTCAAGCTATTAAGAATAAAAGAGTATATAAATTTCCTTTAGGCTCGTACCGCCCTTTTGCGCCAAGTGTAGATTTGCCTATTTTGCTCAAGTGGCTCTATGAGCATAATTATCCTCAATATGCTGATGAAAGAGCCCTTTTGGGCTTTAGTCAAGCATTTTATAAGCAATATTTTGGGTTAGATTTAACTCAAACACAGATTGTGCAGATATTTACCCCATCAAAAGAGGCAGGGAAAATAAAGTAG
- a CDS encoding glycosyltransferase family 2 protein, translated as MSLPISVTILVKNAQETMRECLESLQSFDEIILLDNGSTDDTLSIAQSFSNVKIYESEFIGFGALKNLAISYAKHDWILSIDSDEVLESDTLALIESLTLDSHTIYALPRKNLYNGEWIKACGWYPDYVWRLFNKTFTRFNDNFVHESVIIPKNAHKLKLSSGIKHYAYDNIAHLLEKLQRYSSLWAEQNTHKHSSPFKALTHGFWTFLRDYFLKKGIFYGYKGFVISLCNGLGTFFKYMKLYELQSTTPPRVSSLIITTYNQKERLALVLDSVKNLAFLPNEVLIADDGSTKDTKELIQSYQTHFPCPLRHIWHEDKGFRLSSIRNLAIKEAQGEYIIIIDGDMILDAHFIKDHLRYAKKNVFLQGSRVILDSKRTQNIMESREENAFRLAFKQGGFKAKRSALLCSLIFATSKITATFFDKKDLIKGIRGCNMSFYKADCININGFNEAFIGWGREDSEFVARFLFNGGELRRLKFGGVAYHLYHPENPRTMLESNHNIYLQTLINKSRYCEQGIESTR; from the coding sequence ATGAGTCTTCCCATAAGCGTTACAATCCTTGTCAAAAATGCACAAGAGACAATGAGAGAGTGTTTAGAATCTCTACAAAGTTTTGATGAAATTATCCTGCTTGATAATGGCAGCACTGATGATACTCTCTCTATTGCTCAAAGCTTTAGCAATGTCAAAATATATGAAAGTGAATTTATTGGCTTTGGGGCTTTAAAAAACTTAGCGATAAGCTATGCAAAACACGATTGGATTTTGAGCATTGATTCTGATGAAGTGTTAGAATCCGATACACTCGCACTCATAGAATCTTTAACATTAGATTCCCATACTATCTATGCTTTGCCTCGTAAAAATCTCTATAATGGGGAATGGATAAAGGCGTGTGGGTGGTATCCAGACTATGTTTGGCGGCTTTTTAATAAAACTTTCACGCGCTTTAATGATAATTTTGTTCATGAGAGCGTGATAATCCCCAAAAATGCGCATAAACTCAAACTCTCAAGCGGCATAAAACATTATGCTTATGACAATATCGCACACTTACTTGAAAAACTCCAACGATACTCTAGCCTATGGGCAGAGCAAAATACCCATAAGCATTCAAGCCCATTTAAAGCGCTCACGCACGGATTTTGGACTTTTTTGAGGGATTATTTTCTCAAAAAAGGCATTTTTTATGGTTATAAAGGTTTTGTGATTAGTCTCTGTAATGGACTTGGCACTTTTTTTAAATATATGAAGCTTTATGAGCTACAAAGCACGACCCCCCCCCGAGTATCTTCGCTTATCATCACTACTTATAATCAAAAAGAAAGATTAGCCCTCGTGCTTGATTCTGTGAAAAATCTTGCGTTTTTGCCCAATGAAGTGCTTATCGCCGATGATGGCAGCACAAAAGACACAAAAGAGCTGATACAATCCTATCAAACGCATTTTCCCTGCCCCTTAAGGCATATTTGGCACGAGGACAAAGGCTTTCGTCTAAGCAGTATTCGTAACCTTGCTATCAAAGAAGCACAAGGAGAGTATATTATTATCATTGACGGAGATATGATTTTAGATGCGCATTTTATTAAAGACCATTTGCGCTATGCAAAAAAGAATGTATTTTTGCAAGGCTCTCGTGTCATATTAGATAGCAAGAGGACACAGAATATTATGGAATCTCGGGAAGAAAATGCCTTTAGACTAGCCTTTAAACAAGGTGGATTTAAGGCAAAACGAAGTGCCTTGCTCTGCTCATTGATTTTTGCCACCTCTAAGATTACTGCTACTTTTTTTGATAAAAAAGATTTGATTAAAGGCATTCGCGGGTGCAATATGAGCTTTTATAAAGCTGATTGCATAAATATTAATGGCTTCAATGAAGCATTTATCGGCTGGGGGAGAGAAGATTCTGAATTTGTCGCGAGATTTTTATTTAATGGCGGAGAGTTGCGGCGATTAAAGTTTGGTGGCGTTGCTTATCATCTCTATCACCCTGAAAATCCGCGCACAATGCTAGAATCTAATCACAACATCTACTTGCAAACTCTCATAAACAAAAGTCGCTATTGCGAGCAAGGCATAGAATCTACGAGGTAA